One genomic window of Bacteroidota bacterium includes the following:
- a CDS encoding S8 family serine peptidase: protein MSRIPPKKTSWYSLAVLAFLFLSPAILQGCDGLLNSDETDIIDLATTPDEKFRHKSLLDKAVKQGQANKSGSNSLGLIIAIEPQRVLDRYRILDRYRILDRYRILDRYEYSEAFEGFAISVDDLEGLSEYNAFLDMLESDPDILWIEPDFNIETPLPAAGTSSSGQMIPWSVATVGGKDSWARSGDGKGAVDVDVYVLDTGVTNDELNISTSIDFRDSTLSGDPIDYDGHGTHVAGIIGAIDDYDGLVGVAPGVRVHNYKVLNDDGRTDVSVVIAAVEYLIQEKEANPSRPMVVNMSLGEDIGTETYTALDQAVQTASDAGIVMIVAAGNQAINASKVTPAHARDAITVGSYDVNGVFSTFSNFGPAIDILAPGEAVISLEASQSGNGRPMSMTGTSMAAPHVAGAAALYLAHNPYATPGQVLEALLEDAKDYVVGTPNSTTNKSVWVGNASTEMFSVAINNAADDAEQGTTNGVFYNQSPDLELADDPQNTSAGQMVGLRYNGINIPQGATITNAYIQFTADRESESNTSLVIKGEASANAGYFAYTDYSLTNRPLTNASATWTPGEWDDEGDSGIAQRTSDIAEVVQEIVSQQGWQAGNSLAIMLTGSGSHAAVSYDANPSAAPVLHIEWLNTGFTPAPSTGGSGGNSATAAISSPSDDAEESPSRGSMYLGYDEIYLGNGSSAWHTGLRFTDLNIPQGATITGAYIQMTTYAVSSTHTNLTISGMDADNAATFSNSKRNITSRAVTNASANWVPAAWNTEGEAGPAQQTPDLSAIVQEIVNRPGWNSNNALAFRLSGTGWRNFAAYENGAQSAAVLHVTWQ, encoded by the coding sequence ATGAGTCGAATCCCCCCCAAAAAAACCAGTTGGTACAGCCTGGCTGTCCTCGCTTTCCTGTTCCTGAGCCCAGCAATCCTGCAAGGATGTGATGGCTTGCTCAACAGCGACGAAACAGACATTATCGACCTGGCAACTACCCCCGATGAAAAATTCCGGCATAAGAGCTTGCTGGATAAGGCAGTAAAACAAGGACAAGCGAACAAATCAGGGAGTAACAGCCTCGGATTGATTATCGCTATAGAACCCCAGCGTGTGCTGGATCGCTACAGAATCCTCGACCGCTATCGTATTCTGGATCGCTACAGAATCCTCGACCGCTACGAATACAGCGAAGCCTTTGAAGGTTTTGCTATTTCAGTAGATGATCTTGAAGGACTCTCTGAATACAACGCATTCCTCGACATGCTTGAGTCCGATCCGGATATCCTCTGGATCGAACCTGACTTCAACATTGAAACACCATTACCCGCCGCCGGCACAAGTTCTTCCGGCCAAATGATTCCCTGGAGCGTCGCTACCGTTGGTGGTAAAGACAGTTGGGCGCGCTCCGGAGACGGCAAAGGCGCTGTTGATGTTGATGTTTATGTATTGGACACGGGCGTGACCAATGATGAATTAAACATCTCAACTTCAATTGATTTCCGGGACAGCACCTTGAGCGGTGATCCGATTGATTATGATGGACACGGTACGCACGTGGCCGGCATTATCGGCGCTATCGACGATTACGATGGCCTTGTTGGTGTTGCGCCGGGTGTTCGGGTACACAATTACAAAGTGCTGAACGATGACGGCAGAACCGATGTCTCTGTGGTTATTGCGGCTGTTGAATACCTCATCCAGGAGAAAGAAGCCAATCCGTCACGGCCCATGGTTGTCAACATGAGCCTTGGTGAAGACATTGGAACGGAAACCTACACGGCTTTGGATCAAGCAGTACAAACGGCATCAGATGCCGGCATTGTGATGATTGTCGCTGCAGGAAACCAGGCCATCAACGCATCCAAAGTAACACCGGCTCATGCCCGTGATGCCATTACTGTAGGGTCGTATGATGTCAACGGTGTTTTTTCGACCTTCTCCAACTTTGGTCCGGCCATCGATATTCTTGCACCGGGTGAAGCAGTGATTTCGCTGGAAGCAAGTCAGTCTGGCAATGGCCGACCCATGTCGATGACCGGTACCTCGATGGCAGCGCCACACGTAGCCGGCGCCGCAGCCCTTTACCTTGCCCATAATCCGTACGCAACACCAGGACAGGTTTTGGAAGCCCTGCTTGAAGATGCAAAAGACTACGTGGTCGGTACGCCGAACTCCACAACCAACAAATCGGTTTGGGTAGGCAATGCATCTACAGAAATGTTCTCGGTTGCAATTAACAACGCCGCAGACGATGCTGAGCAGGGGACCACAAATGGCGTGTTCTATAACCAGAGCCCGGATCTGGAGTTGGCAGACGACCCGCAAAACACCAGTGCCGGGCAAATGGTAGGATTGCGGTACAACGGGATCAACATCCCGCAAGGCGCAACCATTACCAATGCCTACATCCAGTTCACGGCTGACCGCGAATCGGAAAGTAACACGTCACTGGTTATCAAGGGTGAAGCTTCAGCAAATGCCGGGTACTTTGCCTATACAGACTACTCGCTAACAAACCGTCCGCTCACCAATGCGTCTGCAACCTGGACGCCAGGCGAATGGGATGATGAAGGCGACAGTGGGATTGCCCAGCGTACAAGTGACATCGCAGAAGTTGTGCAGGAAATTGTCAGCCAGCAGGGTTGGCAGGCCGGCAATAGCCTCGCCATTATGCTTACGGGTTCAGGTAGCCATGCAGCCGTATCGTATGATGCCAACCCTTCTGCAGCGCCAGTCTTGCACATTGAGTGGTTGAACACAGGCTTCACGCCGGCACCTTCAACAGGTGGAAGTGGTGGCAATAGTGCTACCGCTGCGATCAGCAGTCCGTCTGACGATGCAGAAGAAAGCCCTTCACGCGGCAGCATGTATCTGGGTTATGACGAGATTTATCTCGGAAATGGTAGCAGTGCATGGCACACCGGCCTCCGGTTCACCGATCTGAATATTCCGCAGGGTGCAACCATCACGGGTGCTTATATCCAGATGACGACGTATGCAGTCTCAAGCACGCACACCAACCTGACGATCTCAGGTATGGATGCGGATAATGCTGCGACCTTCTCGAATTCAAAACGGAATATTACTTCGAGAGCCGTCACGAATGCTTCGGCAAACTGGGTCCCAGCTGCCTGGAATACAGAAGGTGAAGCCGGGCCGGCGCAGCAAACACCTGACCTGTCTGCAATTGTCCAGGAGATTGTTAATCGGCCAGGCTGGAACAGCAACAACGCGCTTGCTTTCAGGCTCTCAGGCACCGGATGGCGAAACTTTGCAGCCTACGAAAACGGGGCACAATCAGCTGCCGTACTGCACGTAACCTGGCAATAA
- the mnmG gene encoding tRNA uridine-5-carboxymethylaminomethyl(34) synthesis enzyme MnmG has product MADYFEYDVIVVGGGHAGAEASATAARMGARTLLITMNLQAIGQMSCNPAIGGIGKGQLVREIDALGGLMGRVTDATGIQFRMLNQRKGPAVWSPRAQNDRMMYAEAVRRDLESIPNLFMRMDMATAVEVEDGQIVGVHTQSEQYFKTRCVILTSGTFMNGTIHIGKKQYGGGRAGERASVGLTACLQKLGFESGRLKTGTPPRIDGRSVDFAKLKEQPGDPEASPFSFMTDKLPDSQLSCWLTETTPAVHDILREGFADSPMFQGRIQGRGPRYCPSIEDKIDRFAQKESHQVFLEPEGWETYEWYVNGFSTSLSEEVQYRALREIPGLENVHMLRPGYAIEYDYFPPYQVRYSLETKLVEGLFFAGQINGTTGYEEAAVQGLVAGINAVQKLRDKSPVIFKRSEAYIGVLIDDLVAKGTDEPYRMFTSRAEHRLLLRQDNADLRLTEMGYTLGLATKERYDRMLAKKAAMEAMEKVVRDRNVKPDVVNDYLEQIGTSPIKQPERIAKLAVRPQVSLPDLLSHTGLQQEVSADDTGLEKIATLVEIDLKYAGYLQRESELVDKMIELEAWTIPRDFDFHQVQNITMEAREKLGKIQPDNLGQASRISGVSPADISVLMVMLKKYKKPAKAT; this is encoded by the coding sequence ATGGCTGATTATTTCGAATACGATGTCATTGTTGTTGGCGGTGGGCACGCTGGCGCTGAGGCTTCTGCCACAGCAGCCCGGATGGGTGCGCGTACCCTGCTGATTACCATGAACCTGCAGGCAATTGGTCAGATGTCGTGCAACCCGGCCATCGGTGGGATCGGAAAAGGCCAACTGGTCCGCGAGATTGACGCGTTGGGCGGACTCATGGGCCGCGTTACGGATGCTACGGGTATCCAGTTTCGTATGCTAAACCAGCGAAAAGGACCGGCTGTTTGGAGTCCGCGTGCCCAGAATGACCGCATGATGTATGCGGAAGCTGTCCGGCGCGACCTGGAGTCCATACCGAATTTGTTTATGCGGATGGACATGGCAACAGCGGTTGAAGTTGAAGATGGGCAAATTGTTGGGGTGCACACGCAATCTGAGCAGTACTTCAAAACGCGTTGTGTAATTCTTACCAGCGGCACCTTTATGAATGGCACCATTCATATTGGTAAAAAGCAGTATGGTGGCGGCCGTGCCGGCGAGCGTGCATCGGTTGGATTGACGGCCTGTTTGCAAAAGCTCGGCTTTGAAAGCGGCCGACTCAAAACCGGTACCCCACCCCGTATCGATGGCCGCTCTGTGGATTTTGCAAAGCTGAAAGAGCAACCCGGTGACCCCGAGGCAAGTCCGTTTTCGTTTATGACTGACAAGCTGCCGGACAGTCAATTGAGCTGCTGGCTGACAGAAACGACGCCGGCTGTGCATGACATCTTGCGGGAAGGATTTGCGGATAGCCCCATGTTTCAGGGGCGTATCCAGGGCCGTGGGCCGCGTTACTGTCCGTCAATCGAAGATAAAATTGACCGTTTTGCGCAGAAGGAAAGCCACCAGGTTTTTCTTGAGCCTGAAGGCTGGGAGACGTATGAGTGGTACGTAAACGGATTTTCGACGAGCCTTTCTGAGGAAGTGCAGTATCGTGCCCTGCGCGAAATTCCGGGGCTTGAAAATGTGCACATGCTTCGCCCGGGCTATGCCATTGAATACGACTACTTCCCGCCTTACCAGGTGCGATACAGCCTCGAGACCAAACTTGTCGAAGGTTTATTCTTTGCCGGACAGATAAACGGCACAACCGGATATGAAGAAGCCGCAGTCCAGGGATTGGTTGCTGGCATTAATGCCGTACAGAAACTGCGCGACAAATCACCGGTAATCTTTAAGCGTTCCGAAGCCTATATCGGGGTGCTCATCGATGACCTTGTGGCAAAAGGGACGGATGAGCCCTATCGCATGTTTACATCGCGCGCTGAGCACAGGCTGCTACTGCGGCAAGACAATGCCGATCTGCGCCTCACTGAAATGGGGTATACGCTAGGCCTGGCAACCAAAGAACGATACGATCGCATGCTTGCTAAAAAAGCGGCGATGGAGGCGATGGAAAAAGTGGTTCGCGATAGAAACGTAAAGCCCGACGTGGTTAACGATTACCTGGAGCAAATAGGGACCTCCCCTATCAAGCAGCCAGAGCGTATTGCCAAGCTTGCGGTGCGTCCCCAGGTGTCCTTGCCGGACCTGCTTTCTCACACTGGGTTGCAGCAGGAAGTGTCTGCTGATGATACCGGACTGGAGAAAATCGCAACGCTGGTTGAAATAGACCTGAAGTATGCCGGCTACCTGCAACGCGAAAGCGAACTGGTCGACAAAATGATCGAACTGGAAGCATGGACCATCCCGCGTGACTTTGATTTCCATCAGGTGCAAAACATAACCATGGAAGCCCGAGAGAAATTAGGGAAAATTCAGCCAGATAACCTCGGCCAGGCGTCTCGGATTAGTGGCGTGAGCCCAGCGGATATATCCGTATTGATGGTTATGTTGAAGAAATACAAGAAGCCGGCCAAGGCAACCTGA
- a CDS encoding DUF1579 family protein has product MEAQIALLKAMVGNWKGTCRTWFEPNKLADESAVEGEMQMLPHGPFLRHTYTGEMQGKTRAGEETITCNKATSNFEVSWFDSFHMNYAIMFSVGPAADSESNAFSVAGTYSVGPEFPDWGWRTTYALENENKLVITAYNITPEGLEAKAVETVYTRA; this is encoded by the coding sequence ATGGAAGCGCAAATTGCATTATTGAAAGCCATGGTCGGAAACTGGAAAGGGACATGCCGTACCTGGTTTGAGCCCAATAAACTGGCTGATGAGTCAGCTGTGGAAGGTGAAATGCAGATGTTGCCGCACGGTCCTTTTTTACGGCACACCTATACCGGTGAGATGCAGGGCAAAACCAGGGCCGGCGAAGAGACCATCACATGCAACAAAGCGACATCAAATTTTGAAGTGTCATGGTTCGACAGTTTTCATATGAACTATGCTATCATGTTTTCTGTTGGCCCCGCCGCTGATAGCGAAAGTAATGCATTCTCTGTTGCGGGCACGTACAGCGTTGGGCCAGAATTTCCTGATTGGGGATGGCGCACTACCTATGCCCTCGAAAATGAAAACAAGCTGGTCATCACTGCTTACAATATCACCCCGGAAGGGTTGGAAGCGAAGGCCGTTGAAACAGTTTACACAAGGGCTTGA
- a CDS encoding RsmG family class I SAM-dependent methyltransferase: MQSINDKAPVLSPAQQEQLDQYAALLARYTTKLNLISPTTIPFIQERHIAHCLLIARRGFPAGCTVVDWGTGGGLPLIPLAIVFPDVQFIGVDAVEKKLQAIRAMARTIGLPNLSTWHGRAEKWDGTLHYSVSRATAPLSTLWSWHTRCFNTYSQNAAHNWSQGLICLKGGDLDAEIASLHAGFPSLNVEKSSIAAIERASFYKEKYILHICDTLE; encoded by the coding sequence TTGCAGTCCATCAACGACAAGGCGCCGGTATTATCCCCCGCGCAACAAGAACAACTTGATCAATATGCTGCGCTTCTCGCGCGGTACACTACCAAGCTCAATCTCATTTCTCCCACAACCATCCCCTTCATCCAGGAACGGCACATCGCACACTGCTTGCTGATTGCACGCCGCGGTTTTCCTGCAGGGTGCACGGTGGTTGATTGGGGTACCGGCGGCGGCTTGCCGCTTATTCCCCTTGCCATTGTATTTCCCGACGTCCAGTTCATTGGCGTTGATGCGGTAGAGAAAAAATTACAGGCCATTCGCGCGATGGCGCGTACGATAGGATTGCCCAATCTTAGCACCTGGCATGGTCGAGCAGAAAAATGGGATGGTACGCTGCACTACTCGGTTTCACGCGCTACCGCCCCCCTGTCGACGCTGTGGTCATGGCATACACGCTGTTTCAACACATACAGCCAAAACGCCGCACATAACTGGTCGCAAGGGCTTATTTGCTTGAAAGGTGGCGACCTGGATGCTGAAATTGCATCTTTACATGCGGGTTTTCCGTCTTTAAATGTTGAAAAATCATCAATTGCCGCAATTGAACGTGCATCATTCTATAAAGAGAAGTATATTTTGCACATATGTGATACATTAGAGTGA
- a CDS encoding DUF4199 domain-containing protein, with product MKKHIVLYGVISGSIIISSIILSLVTSNADTSMAALEWLGYLVMLVALSVIFVAIKRYRDQELGGVIKFGTALLMGLGISLVASLIYVLAWEAHLAITDYAFIDTYIAGVISAKEAAGVTGAELEQIVVEMDQLKTRYSNPLFRLFITFSEIFPVGLLVSLISAAVLRNAKVLPANVA from the coding sequence ATGAAAAAGCATATTGTTCTCTATGGTGTCATTTCAGGATCAATTATTATCAGCAGTATCATCCTGAGTTTGGTGACTTCAAACGCAGACACTTCGATGGCAGCGCTTGAATGGTTGGGTTATCTGGTCATGCTGGTTGCGCTGAGTGTCATTTTTGTGGCCATCAAGCGGTACCGCGATCAGGAATTGGGGGGTGTGATCAAGTTTGGGACGGCCCTGCTGATGGGATTGGGCATTTCTCTTGTTGCAAGCCTGATTTACGTATTGGCCTGGGAGGCGCACCTGGCAATTACAGATTATGCGTTTATTGATACCTACATTGCTGGCGTTATTTCGGCCAAAGAAGCTGCCGGTGTAACCGGGGCAGAACTGGAGCAAATTGTTGTAGAAATGGACCAGTTGAAAACGCGTTACAGCAATCCGTTATTCCGTTTGTTTATTACCTTCAGCGAGATTTTCCCTGTAGGCTTGTTGGTGTCTCTGATTTCTGCAGCTGTACTGAGAAATGCAAAAGTTCTGCCGGCTAACGTTGCCTGA
- a CDS encoding response regulator transcription factor, translating to MKRSILVYSAVIGLAAFSLHWLNYKYTVRIFSPEIYALIIALTFTCLGIWVGLKLTGNRKAADTFERNQRALEYLGISDREYDVLLLLAEGLSNKEIADRLFVSPNTIKTHLAHLYQKLEVSRRQQAINKAKELQMIP from the coding sequence ATGAAGCGGTCAATTTTGGTTTATAGTGCCGTGATCGGGCTGGCTGCATTCTCGCTGCATTGGCTAAACTATAAATACACGGTCCGCATTTTCTCGCCTGAAATTTATGCCCTGATCATTGCGCTCACCTTTACCTGTCTCGGCATATGGGTTGGCTTAAAGCTTACCGGTAACCGCAAGGCAGCCGACACGTTCGAAAGAAATCAGCGCGCCCTCGAATATTTGGGTATCAGCGATAGAGAATATGACGTGCTATTGTTATTGGCAGAAGGCTTGTCAAATAAAGAAATAGCAGACCGCCTGTTTGTCTCCCCCAACACCATCAAAACCCACCTGGCCCACTTATACCAGAAACTGGAAGTGTCTCGCCGGCAGCAGGCAATCAACAAAGCGAAAGAGCTGCAGATGATTCCCTGA
- a CDS encoding YafY family protein, whose product MARADRILNRTERLFALVLLLQTRPNMTSRDLAEHFSVSRRTIFRDLRALGESGVPLTYADGGGYEILEGYQLPPLMLTAREAATLLLGTEFMKLQSDASLAKDADLVGMKIHQVLPREIQDYVERLQENTVMDPYWLHRHEPNITDAEEGRWYELSQAVARQYSVLMEYHVVSRNELTRRTVNPLGLVYYTDHWNLIAFDQLRSDIRSFRLENIQSLRVLLEKFERPEGFDLAAHLAERGESPKNIPVAIQFDKYMYRWARSSVPAVIEAEEEAEDTVTVRFEFENMDYLAGWLLRYGPTAQVLEPDQLKHLLRAKAEQIVAQYNA is encoded by the coding sequence ATGGCTCGCGCTGACCGCATCCTGAACCGAACCGAACGTCTTTTCGCCCTGGTTCTGTTGTTACAAACCCGCCCCAATATGACGTCCCGGGATCTAGCTGAACACTTTAGTGTGAGCCGGCGCACCATCTTTCGTGACCTGCGCGCACTCGGTGAGTCGGGCGTCCCCCTGACTTATGCAGATGGCGGTGGCTATGAAATTTTGGAAGGCTACCAACTCCCCCCACTGATGTTAACGGCAAGGGAAGCTGCTACGCTGTTGCTGGGTACCGAGTTTATGAAGCTGCAGTCCGATGCTTCCCTTGCAAAAGACGCAGATCTGGTAGGTATGAAAATACACCAGGTGTTACCGCGGGAAATCCAGGACTATGTAGAACGCCTGCAGGAAAACACCGTCATGGATCCGTATTGGCTGCACCGCCATGAGCCCAACATTACGGATGCGGAAGAAGGACGGTGGTATGAATTGAGCCAGGCTGTCGCGCGTCAGTATAGTGTGCTGATGGAATACCATGTGGTGAGCAGAAACGAACTTACCCGGCGCACGGTGAATCCGCTTGGCCTGGTTTATTATACAGATCACTGGAATCTGATTGCGTTTGATCAGTTGCGCAGCGACATACGGAGCTTTAGACTCGAAAATATTCAGTCTTTACGCGTGTTGCTCGAGAAGTTTGAGCGTCCGGAAGGTTTTGATCTGGCTGCGCATCTCGCAGAACGCGGTGAGAGTCCCAAAAATATTCCAGTAGCCATTCAGTTCGACAAGTACATGTACCGATGGGCGCGTAGCAGCGTACCGGCTGTTATTGAGGCTGAAGAGGAGGCTGAAGACACGGTTACGGTTCGATTCGAATTCGAAAACATGGACTATCTCGCCGGCTGGTTACTGCGTTATGGCCCAACAGCGCAGGTGCTGGAGCCAGACCAGCTGAAACACCTGCTCAGGGCAAAGGCTGAGCAAATTGTCGCACAATACAACGCTTGA
- a CDS encoding HAMP domain-containing sensor histidine kinase has protein sequence MFWVSLIFALIFSFPVDNRTTDHLVQQDATVHEVAMVERSMNPPEQPAWSRSVWGTLLFVSLVIALIFGGAYGIHLYQMRHLHKRADELEHVVSLRTDEVNRINQAHSDVINALAATNGALLDTNDLLERANDRLNWANSQLSHTNRSLEMRTAELNFALEQNREILGVTVHDLKNPLGGVLGISEIIQEDLAYMPNHERMPDVQENVGLVHQAAKQMLLNVEGMLDRHGHGAKGPLQKEEVFLNDIIVTTLKWNRVHAKNKGLKIFFSGQQEKVAVRVDVTAMQRVLDNLLSNAIKYSAMHGRIWVEMLTQEKDVWVSVRDEGPGLTDEDLQLVFGKQQRLSAQPTAGEHSSGYGLYIVKQFIEQHGGQVGVESVLGEGAAFWFKIPVAESVAAPSYALGALV, from the coding sequence ATGTTTTGGGTATCCCTTATTTTCGCCCTGATCTTTTCTTTTCCGGTTGATAACCGGACAACTGACCACCTTGTGCAGCAGGATGCCACCGTGCATGAGGTAGCAATGGTCGAACGTTCCATGAACCCACCCGAGCAGCCGGCCTGGTCGCGCTCTGTGTGGGGCACCCTTCTTTTTGTATCGCTTGTCATTGCGCTCATTTTTGGTGGTGCATACGGCATACATCTATACCAGATGCGACACCTCCACAAGCGCGCAGACGAACTGGAGCACGTCGTTTCTCTTCGTACGGATGAAGTTAACCGAATCAACCAGGCGCACAGCGATGTAATCAATGCGCTCGCGGCTACCAATGGTGCCCTGCTTGACACAAACGACTTGTTGGAGCGCGCTAATGATCGCCTCAACTGGGCGAATAGCCAGTTGTCGCATACCAACCGTTCGCTTGAAATGCGCACGGCAGAATTGAATTTTGCCCTGGAGCAAAATCGGGAAATTTTAGGGGTTACCGTACACGATCTCAAAAACCCGCTTGGCGGCGTGCTGGGCATATCCGAAATAATCCAGGAAGACCTCGCGTATATGCCGAACCACGAACGTATGCCGGATGTGCAGGAAAATGTCGGCCTTGTACACCAGGCTGCCAAGCAGATGTTGCTTAATGTTGAAGGGATGCTGGACAGGCACGGGCATGGTGCAAAAGGGCCGCTTCAGAAAGAGGAAGTGTTTCTCAATGACATCATCGTTACCACGCTGAAATGGAATCGTGTACATGCAAAAAACAAAGGCCTGAAAATCTTCTTTAGTGGTCAGCAAGAAAAAGTAGCCGTTCGGGTAGATGTGACTGCGATGCAGCGTGTGCTGGACAATCTGCTTTCAAATGCAATTAAATACAGTGCAATGCACGGTCGTATCTGGGTTGAAATGTTGACGCAGGAGAAGGATGTATGGGTAAGCGTACGCGATGAAGGTCCCGGATTAACAGACGAAGATTTGCAACTTGTGTTTGGCAAGCAGCAACGGTTATCGGCCCAACCAACCGCCGGCGAGCACTCTTCCGGATATGGCCTCTACATTGTAAAGCAATTCATCGAGCAGCATGGTGGCCAGGTGGGTGTGGAAAGTGTATTGGGAGAAGGCGCTGCATTCTGGTTTAAAATTCCTGTAGCTGAATCTGTAGCCGCGCCGAGTTATGCCCTTGGTGCTCTCGTATAG
- a CDS encoding DUF1801 domain-containing protein encodes MKYEVSSVAEYLEAIPEERKPAFNRLLEVIQENIPEGFAETMLYGMPAFVVPHSMYPDGYHCKPSDPLPFVNIASQKNFIALYHMGIYADRELLAWFEGEYPKHSKTKLNMGKSCIRFKNIKTIPYDLIAELIRKMPPEKWIGIYEASRQK; translated from the coding sequence ATGAAATACGAAGTATCATCTGTAGCAGAATACCTGGAAGCTATACCCGAGGAACGCAAGCCAGCCTTTAATAGGTTGCTCGAAGTTATTCAGGAAAATATCCCCGAAGGCTTTGCGGAAACCATGCTGTATGGTATGCCAGCGTTTGTGGTACCCCATTCGATGTATCCGGATGGCTATCATTGCAAACCAAGCGATCCGCTCCCATTTGTCAATATCGCTTCGCAGAAGAATTTCATTGCCCTGTATCACATGGGCATTTATGCAGATCGCGAGTTGCTTGCCTGGTTTGAGGGGGAATATCCGAAGCATAGCAAGACCAAGCTCAACATGGGCAAGAGTTGTATTCGCTTCAAAAATATAAAAACAATTCCGTATGATCTGATCGCAGAGTTGATCAGAAAGATGCCACCAGAAAAGTGGATCGGCATTTACGAAGCGAGCCGGCAGAAGTAG